The following DNA comes from Streptomyces globosus.
GCAGCCCCAGCAGGTCCTCGCCCTGCGCGTCCTCCCCGCCGGAGCGGCGCTCGGCGATGATCCGGTCGCAGACCCCGTACAGCTCCTCCAGCGCCTCCGCAGCCCGCCGGTTGCCGGGCGTCGGCCACGTCCGCGGGATGTTGACGGGGGAGTACCCGCGGCGCAGCACGTACTCCGTGATCACGGGGAAGCAGCGGTCGACGACGTCGACGGTGGTCTCGACGTCCGTCCCGAACAGGATCCGCGCGACCGCGCGCAGCGCCAGCTGCATCATCGCCTCGGAGACGTCGACGACCCCGCCCGGGACCCGCTCCCAGGCGGCGAGCGTCGTACGGGTCTCGGCCGCGACGGCCGCGGCGTAGCCGTCGACGCGGCGCCTGGTGAACAGCGGCTGCACGAGGCGGCGCTGGCGCAGGTAGTCCGCGTCCTGGCTGGTGAGGAGGCCGTTGCCGAAGGAGTCGCGGATCTCCTGGTAGAAGGGGTTGTCCTTGCGGAAGTTGGCCGACTCGGAGGCCAGGACCTGCTGCGCGCCCTCCGCGGAGAAGACGCAGTACAGGTCCTGGCGCAGTCCGGGCGGGCCCGCCGAGATCCGGACGACGTCGCCGAGCTCGCGGTGGGCCCGCAGGTAGGTGCCGAGTGCGTCGGACGTGAGCTCCGAGAGGGAGCCGAGCAGCGGACTCCCGGCCAGCACGGGCACCGGCCGACCGCGGCCCGTGCCGGTGTCGCTGCCCGTTCCTGTGCCTGTTCCCGCTGTCGCCATGGCCGCCCCCTCGACTCCGTACCCTGCCGGACCTGTTCCGGTCTGCCGATTCTGCCCCGGCGCCGGGCGGAGGGGCCCGATCCGGCGCCGGGGCTGGCCGAAAATCGCCGCCGGGGCGGTATTCGGACGGCGGGCTCAGTCGTCCCAGTCCCAGGTGTCGAAGTACGCGGCGGTCCCGGCCCGCCGGGCCTCCATGACGGCTTCGAGCCGCTCGAAGTCCCGCGGCGGCATCAGCGCCCGCCACTGCGCGAGCGGCAGGGCGCGTACGTCGTCGTGCTCGGCCGGGTCGAGGACGATGCCGTCGACCTGCTCGGCCGTCAGCCGCCCCCCGTCGAAGACGAACCCGATCGAACTCAGCGGCCACTCCTTCCCCGGCAGCCCGAAGACGGTGGCCAGCAGCCGCCGGGGGCCCTCGTACACGATGCCGGTCTCCTCCCGGCACTCGCGCAGCGCCGTCTCCCAGGGGCGCTCGCCCTCGTCCATGCAGCCGCCGGGCCACTGCCAGGGGTGGCTGCGCGAGTAGACGGCCCGCAGCTGGACGGGCCGGTCGTGCTCGTCGGTGAAGAACAGGCAGCCGAAGGCGCTGGCCTTGGGCAGGGTCGCGGCGAACTCCTCGGCGGGCAGCCAGCCGGAGGTCACGTGCCGGGGAGTGTGATCGCCTGTACGGGACATGCGCGGGCGGCCTCCTTCAGCATCGGGTCGCCGCCACCGTCCTCGCGGCCCGGGATCACCATCCCGAACCCGTCGTCGTCACTGGTGAACACCGAGGGCGCTCTGAGGGCGCACTGGCTGCTGCCGATGCAGACGTCGGTGTCGATGGTGATCCTGTCGGCCATGGATCCGCCCTCCGGGGTACAGGCCGGCACGCGGTCGCGTGCACGCGCGACCCATGATCGCCCGCGCCCCCGCCCGCCCACGGGCGAGTCGCATCCCTATTCACCCTGACGGGCGAGCGGGGCGAGCCGGGCACGGGGCAGCGCGGGTCACTCGCAGCCGACGCCGTCGCCGTCGCGGTCGAGGTGTCGGCCGTAGCCGGGTTCCCCGCGCCGGATGGGAGCGGCTCCGGCAGCCCGTACGGCACTGCAGTTGCCGTAGGACACGACCCGCGAGCCGCCCGTGCCCTCCGCCTCGTCCGGCGGCGCCGCGGCCGCAGGGGCGGCCGTCACGGTGGCCGTGGCGGTAACGGTCGCAGTGGCGGTGACGGTGGCTGCGGGTACGGGAACGGCCGCGGCGGTGGCGGTTGCCGTGGCGGTAACGGTCGCGGTGGGGCCGGGCGCCGGCTTCGCGGCGGCAGCCTGCGGCTCGGCATCCGACCCGATGCCCACCAGCACGAAGAACCACACCGTGGCGAGCGCGACGGAGACGGCCTTGCCGACCTTGCCCCACCGTGCCAGGAACGCCAGCGCGACGCCGACCGGAGGCAGCAGCAGGGTGCCCACCACCACGGCCGGCACGGATATGACCCGCGGCCACGGCTCTCGCGGGGCCGACTGCGGGGGAAGGGAAAACGCATGGCCGGCGGATTGGTGCACGGGCTCTCCTCGAACGGCCGCAACGAACCGGGCGCCCACCGTAAGCCGAACCATCCGCACTTCTCGGCCAAACGCCAAAACCCGTGCCGGGCAAAACCGTGCCGGGCGATACCCCTGCCGGGCAAAGGCCGCGCGTTCTTGCACGATCCTCCCGGCGGCACCCGCCTTCCGCCGGATTCGTGTTCCGCTGGGGACGCGCCCCCGCCTCCGGGGCAGCACCCGTCGCAGACACGAAGGAGACCAAGAAGTTGAGTGATCAGGTGCAACGGCGTCCGCTACCGCACGACTTCCACCCGCCGGTTCCCGAGCTGGCGGTGAGCAGCACGGACATGAGC
Coding sequences within:
- a CDS encoding cytochrome P450, whose product is MATAGTGTGTGSDTGTGRGRPVPVLAGSPLLGSLSELTSDALGTYLRAHRELGDVVRISAGPPGLRQDLYCVFSAEGAQQVLASESANFRKDNPFYQEIRDSFGNGLLTSQDADYLRQRRLVQPLFTRRRVDGYAAAVAAETRTTLAAWERVPGGVVDVSEAMMQLALRAVARILFGTDVETTVDVVDRCFPVITEYVLRRGYSPVNIPRTWPTPGNRRAAEALEELYGVCDRIIAERRSGGEDAQGEDLLGLLSAASSSEDGAFDAAELRDQVLIFLLAGHETTATSLAYSLHLLALHPEQQALAREEVARVLGDREPEAADLERLPYLTRVLKEAMRLYPAAPVIGRNSVAATEIGGYAVPGGANVILAPWVTHRHPRYWPDPERFDPDRFTPEAEADRPRYAWFPFGGGPRACIGQHFSMLESVISLAVLLRAYEFEAVDRDVPLSAGITLRTHGTLRCRVRGVAG
- a CDS encoding excalibur calcium-binding domain-containing protein, giving the protein MVVGTLLLPPVGVALAFLARWGKVGKAVSVALATVWFFVLVGIGSDAEPQAAAAKPAPGPTATVTATATATAAAVPVPAATVTATATVTATATVTAAPAAAAPPDEAEGTGGSRVVSYGNCSAVRAAGAAPIRRGEPGYGRHLDRDGDGVGCE
- a CDS encoding NUDIX domain-containing protein, whose translation is MSRTGDHTPRHVTSGWLPAEEFAATLPKASAFGCLFFTDEHDRPVQLRAVYSRSHPWQWPGGCMDEGERPWETALRECREETGIVYEGPRRLLATVFGLPGKEWPLSSIGFVFDGGRLTAEQVDGIVLDPAEHDDVRALPLAQWRALMPPRDFERLEAVMEARRAGTAAYFDTWDWDD
- a CDS encoding ferredoxin, giving the protein MADRITIDTDVCIGSSQCALRAPSVFTSDDDGFGMVIPGREDGGGDPMLKEAARACPVQAITLPGT